The Haloferax volcanii DS2 DNA segment GCGACTGGTCACTATCGCCGCCATCGTCGTGGGCGCGCTGCTGTTGCTCTCGTTTTTCGGCATCAACGTCCTGTAATCCGAGCGCGCGGCCGTCGCCGCGGCCGACACGGAGTGGTCGCGGGCGCGGCGCACGTCTCGCCCGTCGCGTCTGACCCGACCCGACCCGACTCAGGCCACGTCGAAGCCGGCGACCGCCGTGAGGAAGTTTCTGACGACGCCGTGTCCCGACCCCGTGAGCACGCTCTCGGGGTGGAACTGGACGCACTCGATTGGGTAGTCGCGGTGGCGGACGCCCATCACCAGCGCCTCGCCGTCGTGGTCGGTCGTCGCAGAGACGTCGAAGCAGTCGGGGACGTCCGTGGCGACGAGCGAGTGGTAGCGCCCGGCCGGGAAGCCGTCTTCGAGGCCGGCGAAGACGCCCGCGCCGTCGTGGTCGACGGGGAACGCCTTCCCGTGAATCGGCTCCGGCGCGTGGCCGATGGTGCCGCCGTAGGCGTACACCGCGGCTTCGAGGCCGAGACAGACGCCGAGGGTGGGAATCTCGGTCGACAGCTCCGTGAGAACGTCGTTGGTCACGCCCACGTCGCGGTCGTTTTTCGGGTGGCCAGGCCCCGGCGAGATGACGATAGCGTCGGGGTCGAGGTCGCGTATCTCGTCGAGCGAGGCGGTGTTCTTGCGCACCTCGATGTCGAGCGGTTCGCCCTCGACGGTCTGCTCGGAGAAGTACTCCACGAGGTTGTACGTGAAGGAGTCGAAGTTGTCGACGACGACGAGCCGAATCATTGCGACGCCTCCTCGGTCCCGTACTCGATGCGGCGGACGGCGTCGAGCACCCCGCCCATCTTCTGTTCCGTCTCCTCGTACTCCGCGGTCGGGTCGGAGTCGGCGACGATGCCGGCACCCGCGCGGACGGTGATGGCGTCGTCCGCGCCGCCGGAGTCGACCGTCGCGGTTCGG contains these protein-coding regions:
- the trpG gene encoding anthranilate synthase component II encodes the protein MIRLVVVDNFDSFTYNLVEYFSEQTVEGEPLDIEVRKNTASLDEIRDLDPDAIVISPGPGHPKNDRDVGVTNDVLTELSTEIPTLGVCLGLEAAVYAYGGTIGHAPEPIHGKAFPVDHDGAGVFAGLEDGFPAGRYHSLVATDVPDCFDVSATTDHDGEALVMGVRHRDYPIECVQFHPESVLTGSGHGVVRNFLTAVAGFDVA